In Juglans microcarpa x Juglans regia isolate MS1-56 chromosome 8D, Jm3101_v1.0, whole genome shotgun sequence, the following are encoded in one genomic region:
- the LOC121242720 gene encoding FCS-Like Zinc finger 14-like isoform X2, with the protein MDNLPGKKRPTINLSLFTTLSESFAVDKSPNPSKSPRIFQGGVVGLGIVAAMTDLSPKAPDNFAVVSPRSTPIPIVSSAKAAANFRGPRNDGERGGDVDEMSESYTCVISHLGSNFVEKRMYFDDKLDAVVGDCCGATCVVSDRGVRMFSASPVNVDEFEREFWTADFLSTCYLCKKQLHGLDIFMYRGEKAFCSAECRDKHIRSDDYKEKRGSGALKPLDCSVSPCSGPRVFFTVVAAA; encoded by the exons ATGGATAATTTACCAGGAAAAAAGAGACCCACCATCAATCTTTCCCTTTTCACCACTCTCTCAGAGTCGTTTGCCGTAGATAAGTCTCCAAATCCCTCCAAATCTCCTAGGATATTCCAGGGGGGCGTGGTTGGGCTTGGCATAGTGGCTGCCATGACCGATTTGAGCCCGAAAGCTCCGGATAATTTTGCGGTGGTGTCGCCGAGATCGACACCGATCCCAATCGTGTCGTCTGCGAAGGCAGCTGCCAACTTCAGAGGTCCACGGAATGATGGGGAGAGAGGTGGGGACGTGGATGAGATGTCTGAGAGCTACACTTGCGTGATATCGCATTTGGGGAGCAATTTTGTTGAGAAACGCATGTATTTCGATGATAAGCTTGATGCGGTTGTTGGTGATTGTTGCGGTGCTACTTGTGTGGTGAGTGATCGTGGGGTAAGAATGTTCTCTGCTTCTCCCGTGAATGTTGATGAGTTCGAGAGGGAATTCTGGACTGCTGATTTTCTTAGTACTTGTTATCTTTGCAAGAAACAGCTCCATGGTCTGGACATATTCATGTACAG GGGAGAAAAAGCATTTTGCAGTGCCGAGTGCCGTGACAAACACATTAGAAGTGACGATTACAAAGAGAAGCGTGGATCTGGAGCACTGAAGCCACTTGATTGTTCTGTGTCTCCCTGCTCCGGTCCACGGGTGTTTTTTACTGTGGTTGCTGCGGCATGA
- the LOC121242720 gene encoding FCS-Like Zinc finger 14-like isoform X1, translating into MDNLPGKKRPTINLSLFTTLSESFAVDKSPNPSKSPRIFQGGVVGLGIVAAMTDLSPKAPDNFAVVSPRSTPIPIVSSAKAAANFRGPRNDGERGGDVDEMSESYTCVISHLGSNFVEKRMYFDDKLDAVVGDCCGATCVVSDRGVRMFSASPVNVDEFEREFWTADFLSTCYLCKKQLHGLDIFMYRFCSPHGCDAAIERGEKAFCSAECRDKHIRSDDYKEKRGSGALKPLDCSVSPCSGPRVFFTVVAAA; encoded by the exons ATGGATAATTTACCAGGAAAAAAGAGACCCACCATCAATCTTTCCCTTTTCACCACTCTCTCAGAGTCGTTTGCCGTAGATAAGTCTCCAAATCCCTCCAAATCTCCTAGGATATTCCAGGGGGGCGTGGTTGGGCTTGGCATAGTGGCTGCCATGACCGATTTGAGCCCGAAAGCTCCGGATAATTTTGCGGTGGTGTCGCCGAGATCGACACCGATCCCAATCGTGTCGTCTGCGAAGGCAGCTGCCAACTTCAGAGGTCCACGGAATGATGGGGAGAGAGGTGGGGACGTGGATGAGATGTCTGAGAGCTACACTTGCGTGATATCGCATTTGGGGAGCAATTTTGTTGAGAAACGCATGTATTTCGATGATAAGCTTGATGCGGTTGTTGGTGATTGTTGCGGTGCTACTTGTGTGGTGAGTGATCGTGGGGTAAGAATGTTCTCTGCTTCTCCCGTGAATGTTGATGAGTTCGAGAGGGAATTCTGGACTGCTGATTTTCTTAGTACTTGTTATCTTTGCAAGAAACAGCTCCATGGTCTGGACATATTCATGTACAG ATTCTGCAGTCCCCATGGCTGTGATGCTGCTATAGAAAG GGGAGAAAAAGCATTTTGCAGTGCCGAGTGCCGTGACAAACACATTAGAAGTGACGATTACAAAGAGAAGCGTGGATCTGGAGCACTGAAGCCACTTGATTGTTCTGTGTCTCCCTGCTCCGGTCCACGGGTGTTTTTTACTGTGGTTGCTGCGGCATGA
- the LOC121242436 gene encoding U-box domain-containing protein 35-like: MGNPDKKEAESVAVAIDRDKGSQYALKWTVDHLLTRGQALTLISCNEVVLENMDIAKALIEYISATTAEILVVGASTRGGLVRRFMTADVPSSVLKAAPDFCTVYVISKGKISSVRSATAPVPAKISPHNQMQHEASHISEQPNANSMREQQHRSSGEIRTAYPPRNSTHHDDIKSPFTRHNRTSTNKSYELSTTDTHDISFVSSGRPSIDQMFPSIYGYQEPELPTPRISTSSEFDYRNFGSSLSGNISIDHVLSSQFEHPNSLESRNSSCSSQIKDEVEAEMRRLKLELKQTMDMYSTACKQALTAKQKARELHLWKLEEEQRLEEARLAEEAALAVAEKEKAKCKVALEAAEAARRLAQLEAQKRVSAEMKALKDAEERKKATSAMTPKDIRYRRYPIEAIEEATDYFSASRKIGEGGYGPVYMCELDHTPVAVKVLRPDAAQGEAQFHQEVEVLSCIRHPNMVLLLGACPEYGCLVYEYMANGSLEDRLFRRGNTPVLPWQLRFRIAAEIGTGLLFLHQTKPEPLVHRDLKPGNILLDRNYVSKISDVGLARLVPSSVADSVTQYRMTSTAGTFCYIDPEYQQTGMLGIKSDIYSLGVLLLQIITAKPPMGLTHHVERSIERGTFEEMLDPSVPDWPVEEALKFAKLALQCAEMRRKDRPDLGKVVLPELNRLRVLAEDSMNAGFMMSSSEPNSPRQTQASSPQVS; encoded by the exons ATGGGAAATCCAGATAAGAAGGAAGCTGAGTCGGTGGCAGTTGCAATAGACAGAGACAAAGGGAGCCAATATGCTTTGAAATGGACAGTTGATCATCTTCTCACCAGGGGACAAGCTCTCACACTG ATCTCATGTAACGAAGTGGTGCTCGAGAACATGGATATAGCAAAAGCATTAATTGAATACATTTCCGCAACTACAGCTGAGATTTTGGTTGTTGGTGCATCAACAAGGGGTGGCCTCGTAAG GAGATTTATGACTGCAGATGTTCCAAGCAGCGTGTTAAAAGCGGCACCAGATTTCTGCACTGTGTATGTGATTTCCAAAGGAAAGATATCATCTGTCCGATCCGCTACTGCGCCAGTACCTGCGAAGATATCTCCCCATAACCAAATGCAGCATGAAGCAAGCCATATTTCTGAGCAACCTAATGCAAATTCAATGCGTGAGCAACAACATAGATCATCGG GAGAGATCAGGACAGCATATCCACCCCGTAACAGTACCCACCACGATGATATCAA GTCACCATTCACAAGACATAATCGGACTTCAACGAACAAATCGTATGAGCTCTCCACAACAGATACTCATGACATATCATTTGTGAGCAGTGGAAGGCCAAGCATAGATCAGATGTTTCCTTCTATTTATGGATATCAAGAACCTGAATTGCCTACTCCTCGAATATCAACCAGCTCAGAATTTGACTATAGAAACTTTGGATCATCCCTTTCGGGAAACATATCAATTGATCATGTGCTATCTTCACAGTTTGAACACCCAAACTCGCTTGAAAGTCGAAATTCATCATGTTCATCTCAGATCAAG GATGAAGTAGAAGCTGAGATGAGGCGGCTGAAGCTAGAGCTCAAGCAAACAATGGACATGTATAGCACGGCCTGCAAGCAAGCACTCACAGCAAAGCAGAAG GCAAGAGAGCTTCACCTCTGGAAACTCGAAGAAGAACAGAGATTGGAAGAGGCACGACTAGCTGAGGAAGCTGCTTTGGCAGTTGCAGAGAAGGAGAAAGCTAAATGTAAAGTAGCCCTTGAGGCAGCCGAAGCAGCTAGGAGGCTAGCACAACTAGAAGCACAAAAGAGAGTGAGCGCAGAAATGAAAGCCCTCAAAGATGCGGAGGAAAGAAAGAAGGCAACATCTGCTATGACGCCAAAGGATATCAGGTACAGAAGATACCCAATTGAGGCAATCGAAGAGGCAACAGACTACTTTTCGGCATCTCGCAAGATAGGGGAAGGAGGTTATGGGCCTGTATACATGTGTGAACTGGATCACACACCGGTAGCAGTTAAGGTTCTACGTCCAGATGCAGCTCAAGGAGAGGCACAGTTTCACCAAGAG GTTGAAGTATTGAGCTGCATAAGGCATCCAAACATGGTTCTCCTCCTTGGAGCTTGCCCGGAGTATGGCTGCCTTGTCTATGAGTACATGGCTAACGGGAGCTTAGAAGACCGTCTCTTTCGGCGAGGTAACACACCTGTTCTTCCTTGGCAACTAAGATTCCGAATCGCAGCAGAGATTGGCACTGGCCTTCTTTTCCTTCACCAGACTAAGCCTGAACCACTTGTACACCGTGACCTTAAACCTGGCAACATTTTGCTTGACCGTAACTATGTCAGCAAGATCAGTGATGTTGGCTTGGCCAGGCTTGTCCCTTCATCAGTAGCCGACAGTGTAACTCAGTACCGCATGACATCAACAGCTGGAACATTTTGTTACATTGACCCAGAGTATCAGCAAACGGGCATGCTTGGAATAAAATCTGATATATACTCACTTGGGGTATTGCTCCTACAAATAATAACAGCCAAGCCACCAATGGGTTTGACTCATCATGTTGAACGGTCCATAGAAAGGGGGACTTTCGAAGAGATGCTTGACCCATCTGTTCCTGACTGGCCAGTCGAAGAGGCGCTAAAGTTTGCGAAGCTAGCTCTTCAATGTGCagaaatgaggagaaaagaTCGACCGGATCTGGGGAAGGTCGTGTTACCTGAACTTAACAGACTAAGAGTACTCGCTGAAGATAGCATGAATGCCGGCTTCATGATGAGCAGTAGTGAACCAAACTCACCACGACAAACCCAAGCATCCTCACCACAAGTAAGCTGA